One window from the genome of Streptomyces cadmiisoli encodes:
- a CDS encoding bifunctional nuclease family protein — protein sequence MNELDVVGVRVEMPSNQPIVLLREVGGDRYLPIWIGPGEATAIAFAQQGMAPARPLTHDLFKDVLEAVGQELTEVRITDLREGVFYAELVFASGVEVSARPSDAIALALRTGTPIYGSDGVLDDAGIAIPDEQEDEVEKFREFLDQISPEDFGTSSQ from the coding sequence CCAACCAACCGATCGTGCTCCTGCGCGAAGTGGGAGGCGACCGCTACCTCCCCATCTGGATCGGGCCGGGGGAGGCGACGGCCATCGCCTTCGCCCAGCAGGGCATGGCGCCCGCGCGACCGCTGACGCACGACCTGTTCAAGGACGTGCTGGAGGCCGTCGGCCAGGAACTCACCGAAGTGCGCATCACGGATCTGCGTGAGGGCGTCTTCTACGCCGAGCTGGTCTTCGCCAGCGGCGTCGAGGTGAGCGCCCGCCCGTCCGACGCCATAGCGCTGGCCTTGCGCACCGGGACGCCGATCTACGGCAGTGACGGGGTGCTCGACGACGCCGGGATCGCGATTCCGGACGAGCAGGAGGACGAGGTGGAGAAGTTCCGCGAGTTCCTCGACCAGATCTCGCCCGAGGACTTCGGCACCAGCAGCCAGTGA